The following are encoded in a window of Bremerella sp. JC817 genomic DNA:
- a CDS encoding DUF1553 domain-containing protein: protein ASHLLIRGDPANPAGVVAPGGLSAIVAIPGAFGLDPEAPDSERRSRLAQWISHPENPLFARVIVNRVWQSYFGIGLVATPSDFGFNGGTPSHPDVLDWLASDLIDHGWSLKHLHRRILTSSAYRHSSRFD from the coding sequence GCCTCTCATCTCCTGATCCGGGGCGATCCCGCGAACCCGGCCGGGGTCGTCGCCCCCGGCGGCCTCTCGGCGATCGTCGCGATCCCGGGGGCGTTCGGGCTCGATCCCGAGGCTCCCGATTCCGAACGCAGGAGCCGCCTGGCCCAATGGATCAGCCACCCGGAGAACCCCCTGTTTGCTCGGGTGATCGTCAACCGCGTCTGGCAATCGTATTTCGGCATCGGGTTGGTCGCGACCCCGAGCGATTTCGGGTTCAACGGGGGCACCCCCTCGCATCCCGACGTGCTCGACTGGCTCGCGAGCGACCTGATCGATCACGGCTGGAGCCTCAAGCACCTGCACCGCCGCATCCTCACCTCCTCGGCCTACCGACATTCGTCGCGATTCGAC